The genomic stretch CCAACACCACCGGCGGCCAGGGCGGCCTGATGTCGATGATCGGGCGCCGGGTCGCGAACGAGGCCACCCCGCTGATGACCGTCGAGGGCAGCGGCACCGTCCTGTTCGGGCACGGCGGCCATCACGTCCAGGTGATCGCCCTCACCGGCGACACCCTGTACGTGGAGGCGGACCGGCTGCTGGCCTTCGAGGGCACCCTGGAGCAGGGCACGATGTTCATGGGCTCCCAGGGTGGCGTGATGGGCATGGTCCGCGGCCAGGTCACCGGCCAGGGCCTGTTCACCACGACCCTGAAGGGGCACGGCTCGGTCGCCGTCATGGCTCATGGCGGGGTCCTGGAGATCCCGATCAGCCCCCAGCGCCCGGTCCATGTCGACCCCCAGGCCTACGTCGCCCACCAC from Streptomyces davaonensis JCM 4913 encodes the following:
- a CDS encoding AIM24 family protein, producing MALREINSKMVEATVLPGQRLFSQRGAMLAYKGEVSFTPNTTGGQGGLMSMIGRRVANEATPLMTVEGSGTVLFGHGGHHVQVIALTGDTLYVEADRLLAFEGTLEQGTMFMGSQGGVMGMVRGQVTGQGLFTTTLKGHGSVAVMAHGGVLEIPISPQRPVHVDPQAYVAHHGDVRNKLSTALGWRDMVGRGSGEAFQLELSGSGAVYVQASEEKL